Proteins encoded together in one Ktedonobacterales bacterium window:
- a CDS encoding amidohydrolase family protein yields the protein MPELDLSEIAVIDQHCHPFTQRWFHTDLPSFRACFTEGRRRVESYVPSLVYYQWALREMRRALGLAPDADEETILAARAARPDDYLAALMGEARLAGLLVDDGYPPSGKALNVAQMGEACGCPAWRVLRLETLLESLLLRAASLDDLLAAFNADLADLRARGVVALKSIIAYRGGLAAPEPTLADVRADFTAARAVIAREGHIRLAGPSTQALLHYFLYRALEQAAKQNLPIQFHTGFGDTDQDLLTSNPALLRPLIEASLETSDYRGARIVLLHASYPYTREASYLASVYPHVFVDVSLANPFLVGMVPTIWRELLALAPAAKILYGSDSSVIPEHLWLGALLGRRSLGTVLGELVETGALSASEALDAAETMLNGVANVLYSL from the coding sequence CCACCCGTTTACCCAACGCTGGTTCCATACCGACCTGCCATCTTTCCGGGCCTGCTTTACCGAGGGGCGTCGAAGGGTCGAAAGCTATGTGCCTTCGCTGGTGTACTATCAATGGGCGCTGCGCGAGATGCGGCGGGCCTTGGGCCTCGCGCCCGATGCCGATGAAGAAACGATTCTGGCGGCGCGGGCGGCGCGGCCAGATGATTACCTGGCCGCGCTGATGGGCGAGGCGCGTCTGGCTGGTCTGCTGGTGGATGATGGCTACCCGCCATCAGGCAAGGCGCTGAACGTGGCGCAGATGGGCGAGGCGTGCGGCTGCCCCGCCTGGCGGGTGCTGCGATTGGAGACGCTGCTGGAGTCGCTGCTGCTGCGCGCCGCATCACTGGATGATTTGCTGGCGGCTTTCAATGCCGATCTGGCTGATCTGCGGGCGCGCGGCGTGGTCGCCCTGAAGAGTATCATTGCTTATCGCGGCGGGCTGGCGGCGCCTGAGCCGACGCTGGCGGATGTCCGGGCCGATTTCACAGCGGCGCGAGCCGTAATCGCCAGGGAGGGGCATATTCGCCTGGCTGGACCGTCCACGCAGGCGCTGCTGCATTATTTTCTCTATCGCGCACTGGAGCAGGCCGCAAAGCAGAACCTGCCCATTCAGTTTCATACGGGCTTTGGCGATACCGATCAAGACCTGCTGACCAGCAATCCCGCGCTGCTGCGCCCGTTGATTGAGGCCAGCCTGGAAACGTCTGACTATCGGGGCGCGCGGATCGTGCTGCTGCATGCCAGCTATCCCTACACCCGCGAGGCTTCGTATCTGGCCTCGGTCTATCCGCACGTCTTCGTGGACGTTTCGCTGGCGAATCCTTTCCTGGTCGGGATGGTCCCGACGATCTGGCGCGAACTGCTGGCGCTGGCCCCGGCAGCCAAAATCCTCTACGGGTCGGATAGTTCGGTGATTCCAGAGCATCTCTGGCTGGGCGCACTGCTGGGGCGTCGCTCGCTCGGCACAGTCCTGGGCGAGTTGGTAGAGACAGGCGCGCTCTCTGCCAGTGAGGCGCTGGATGCCGCCGAAACGATGCTCAACGGGGTGGCAAACGTACTGTATAGCCTCTAA
- a CDS encoding response regulator transcription factor translates to MDQLDPRNLTILVVDDEARLIDLIRMNLELEGFRVLEAANGYEALERLKEDLPDLIILDVMMPEMDGFQTLKHIREVSTVPVMMLTVRQEEGDRIRGLDLGADDYITKPFSPRELLSRTRALLRRSFMPSPTRKTQIIVDDELTIDFSKREVWVRGEKVSLRPTEYRLLYHLVNNAGRLLTHETLLSKVWGHEYRDEAHYLRLYITYLRQKIERDPAHPKYILTERGLGYRFRELEPVAGA, encoded by the coding sequence ATGGACCAGCTTGATCCGCGCAATCTAACCATCCTCGTGGTGGACGACGAGGCGCGCCTCATCGATCTTATTCGCATGAACCTGGAACTGGAGGGCTTTCGCGTTCTGGAAGCTGCTAATGGCTACGAGGCTTTGGAGCGCCTGAAAGAAGACCTGCCCGATCTTATTATCCTCGATGTGATGATGCCTGAAATGGACGGCTTCCAGACGCTCAAGCATATCCGCGAGGTCTCCACAGTGCCGGTGATGATGCTGACCGTGCGCCAGGAGGAAGGAGACCGCATTCGCGGCCTGGACCTGGGGGCCGACGATTATATTACCAAGCCGTTCAGCCCCCGCGAACTGCTCTCGCGCACCAGAGCTTTGCTGCGCCGCTCGTTCATGCCCTCGCCCACGCGCAAAACGCAGATCATCGTGGACGACGAACTGACCATTGATTTCAGCAAGCGTGAGGTCTGGGTGCGCGGCGAGAAAGTCTCCTTGCGCCCCACCGAATATCGCCTGCTGTACCATCTGGTGAATAACGCCGGGCGGCTCCTCACGCACGAAACCTTGCTCTCCAAGGTCTGGGGCCACGAATACCGCGACGAGGCGCACTATCTGCGCCTCTACATCACCTATCTGCGCCAGAAGATCGAGCGCGACCCGGCGCATCCCAAGTACATCCTCACCGAGCGCGGCCTGGGCTATCGCTTCCGCGAACTGGAGCCAGTGGCCGGGGCATAG
- a CDS encoding ATP-binding protein — MSVPASTPNKAIPIDDALGSLLRGAIDLFNGRAGILVLADHLDPAGMLSPVLVNVEEDEARALIDILERVNGWKYLLWSVDSLGPKEVLNGTILLPGSYPARLEDLFPQRPLAVLTLVLRDSQGNVGMLHILGEQWITTVPFLRSERASAAYAAQTAAAVRNAIEAHRARQDKEQLEAILYYSADGILTVDRQLRITSFNPAMERLTGWRTPEVVGRFYYDVLRPKDPQGSELGLHNDPLLQAFASSGPIVDREMIITTKDGQQVDIGVTASAVRSPHGEPLSGVLNLRDITRIRENEQLRSTFMSIISHELQTPIAIIKGYASTLRREDARWDEQTIRGRLEAIEEESDRLHHLVTNLLQASRIQAGGLKMDPGPLDLDELARKVVRKFAARSPNHTLRVHLPEQMPTVWADRERIEEVLLNLLDNAVKYSPNTRLIRIEGQITDESVIISVGDKGMGIPLREQGRIFERFQRVDNKASRTTQGAGLGLYICRAILEAHGGRIWVESELGKGSTFFFSLPRMEKAPLPMVVFGASRQKAEA, encoded by the coding sequence ATGTCTGTACCCGCCTCTACACCCAACAAAGCGATACCTATTGATGACGCCCTGGGCAGCCTGCTGCGTGGGGCTATCGATCTGTTCAACGGGCGCGCCGGAATCCTGGTGCTGGCCGATCACCTGGACCCCGCTGGCATGCTCAGCCCCGTGCTGGTCAACGTTGAAGAGGACGAAGCCCGCGCTTTGATTGATATACTGGAGCGCGTCAACGGCTGGAAATATCTGCTCTGGAGCGTGGACAGCCTGGGGCCAAAAGAGGTGCTCAATGGGACCATTTTATTGCCAGGAAGCTATCCGGCCCGGCTGGAAGACCTGTTCCCTCAGCGGCCTCTCGCCGTCCTGACTCTGGTGCTGCGCGACAGTCAGGGCAATGTTGGCATGCTGCATATTTTAGGTGAGCAGTGGATTACGACTGTACCCTTCTTGCGTTCGGAGCGCGCCAGCGCAGCCTATGCCGCGCAGACTGCTGCGGCAGTGCGCAACGCCATCGAAGCGCACCGCGCGCGCCAGGACAAAGAACAGCTTGAGGCCATCCTCTACTACAGCGCCGATGGCATCCTGACCGTTGATCGCCAACTGCGCATCACCAGCTTTAACCCGGCGATGGAGCGCCTGACCGGCTGGCGCACGCCGGAAGTGGTGGGCCGCTTCTATTACGATGTCCTGCGGCCAAAAGACCCGCAGGGCAGCGAACTGGGCCTGCATAATGATCCGCTGCTTCAGGCGTTCGCCAGCAGCGGCCCCATCGTGGACCGCGAGATGATTATTACGACCAAGGACGGCCAGCAGGTTGATATTGGCGTGACTGCCTCTGCGGTGCGCTCGCCACATGGCGAACCGCTGAGCGGCGTGCTGAACCTGCGCGACATCACCCGCATCCGCGAGAACGAGCAGCTACGCTCCACCTTTATGTCCATCATCTCGCACGAATTGCAGACACCTATTGCCATCATCAAAGGCTATGCCTCCACCCTGCGGCGCGAAGACGCCAGATGGGATGAGCAGACCATTCGCGGGCGGCTGGAGGCCATCGAAGAGGAGAGTGATCGGCTGCATCACCTTGTCACGAATCTGCTTCAGGCGTCCCGTATTCAGGCGGGCGGCCTCAAGATGGACCCTGGCCCGCTGGACCTGGACGAACTGGCGCGCAAAGTGGTGCGCAAATTCGCGGCGCGCAGCCCCAATCACACCTTGCGTGTCCACCTGCCGGAACAGATGCCTACTGTCTGGGCTGACCGCGAACGCATCGAAGAAGTCCTCTTGAATCTGCTGGATAACGCCGTGAAATATTCGCCCAACACCCGGCTCATTCGTATCGAGGGGCAGATCACAGACGAATCGGTCATCATCAGCGTCGGCGATAAAGGGATGGGCATCCCACTCCGCGAGCAGGGACGCATCTTCGAGCGTTTCCAGCGCGTTGATAATAAAGCCTCGCGCACCACGCAAGGAGCGGGGCTGGGCCTCTATATCTGCCGCGCTATTCTGGAGGCGCACGGCGGGCGTATCTGGGTGGAGAGCGAACTGGGCAAAGGCTCAACCTTCTTTTTCAGCTTGCCCCGCATGGAGAAAGCGCCATTGCCTATGGTCGTCTTCGGGGCCAGCAGACAAAAAGCTGAAGCTTAA
- a CDS encoding NAD(P)H-dependent glycerol-3-phosphate dehydrogenase, with translation MRRVGVIGTGAWGTTLAIVLANKGFETTLWEHQTERAEEMERARENRAFLPDIPFPFSLRVTTNIHEAVAGRELVLVVTPSQRLRENVRAISPHLTPDAIVLCGSKGLEIGSLKRMSEVISEELPEGLRERIAALGGPNLAREVARGLPSAAVIAANDRAVAEAARETLNTATFRVYTSNDVVGVELGGALKNIIALGAGANDGWGYGDNAKAAFMTRGLAEMARLGIACGANPLTFVGLAGMGDLIATCASPLSRNRYVGLEMAKGRKLDDVLAGMKSVAEGVTTTKAAHKLAQHYGIEMPITRTIHAILFEGMNPRQGVIELMLRDPKDELEGMRGIIGS, from the coding sequence ATGCGACGAGTTGGCGTGATCGGCACTGGCGCCTGGGGGACGACCCTGGCGATTGTTCTGGCAAATAAAGGCTTCGAGACCACGCTTTGGGAGCATCAGACAGAACGCGCCGAAGAGATGGAGCGCGCCCGCGAAAACCGCGCCTTCCTGCCCGATATTCCCTTCCCCTTCTCGCTGCGTGTGACCACCAACATCCACGAGGCTGTCGCTGGCCGTGAGCTAGTGCTGGTCGTAACGCCCTCTCAGCGTCTGCGCGAAAATGTCCGCGCCATCTCTCCCCATCTGACGCCCGATGCCATTGTGCTGTGCGGCAGCAAAGGGTTGGAGATCGGCAGCCTCAAACGCATGAGCGAGGTCATCAGCGAAGAACTGCCGGAGGGGCTGCGCGAACGCATCGCCGCGCTGGGCGGTCCCAACCTTGCCAGGGAAGTAGCCAGGGGACTCCCCAGCGCCGCCGTCATTGCCGCCAATGATCGCGCTGTTGCCGAGGCCGCCCGCGAAACCTTGAACACGGCAACCTTTCGCGTCTACACCAGCAATGATGTCGTTGGCGTTGAACTGGGCGGCGCGCTGAAAAACATCATTGCGCTGGGCGCGGGCGCTAACGACGGCTGGGGCTATGGCGATAATGCCAAGGCCGCCTTTATGACACGCGGCCTGGCCGAGATGGCCCGCCTGGGCATTGCCTGTGGGGCCAATCCGCTGACCTTCGTGGGGCTGGCCGGCATGGGCGACCTCATTGCCACCTGCGCCAGCCCGCTCAGCCGCAACCGCTACGTGGGGCTGGAGATGGCGAAAGGCCGCAAACTGGATGACGTACTGGCTGGCATGAAAAGCGTCGCCGAAGGCGTCACGACTACCAAAGCCGCTCACAAACTCGCCCAGCACTACGGTATCGAGATGCCTATTACCAGGACCATCCATGCCATCCTTTTTGAGGGCATGAACCCCCGCCAGGGGGTGATCGAGTTGATGCTGCGCGACCCCAAAGACGAACTTGAGGGCATGCGCGGCATCATCGGCAGCTAG
- a CDS encoding 6-pyruvoyl tetrahydropterin synthase family protein: MAWKVLIERGNLSFSAAHFITFDEHTAEPLHGHNYGVRVEVTGDLNADSYVLDFVMLKTITREICKELDHQFLLPRRSKHLNIAEHPGEWEIRFGDQRYLLPRTSVVVLPVDNATAERLAEYLAGRIIERLQALGVTNLTSMTVGVEETEMQTAFYSVDLRA, encoded by the coding sequence GTGGCCTGGAAAGTTCTGATCGAGCGCGGAAACTTGAGTTTCAGCGCGGCCCATTTTATCACCTTTGATGAACATACGGCTGAGCCGCTGCATGGGCATAACTATGGGGTGCGCGTGGAAGTGACTGGTGATCTCAACGCGGATAGCTATGTTCTGGACTTTGTAATGCTCAAAACGATCACACGCGAAATCTGCAAGGAACTCGATCACCAGTTTTTGTTGCCCCGCCGGAGTAAGCACCTGAACATTGCCGAGCATCCGGGTGAATGGGAGATTCGCTTTGGCGATCAGCGTTATCTATTGCCGCGCACCAGTGTCGTTGTCTTACCCGTTGATAACGCGACAGCGGAGCGGCTGGCGGAATATCTGGCCGGACGTATCATTGAGCGCCTGCAAGCCCTGGGAGTGACCAACCTGACCAGCATGACAGTGGGGGTGGAAGAGACAGAGATGCAAACGGCATTTTATAGCGTTGATCTGAGGGCATAG
- a CDS encoding Glu/Leu/Phe/Val dehydrogenase: MAVDVLNPYQVAVAQFDQAAELLHLDEDLREVLRKPKRELSVNFPVRLDSGKVKMFSGYRVQHNINRGPAKGGIRYSPDVSLDEVRALAMWMTWKCAVVGIPFGGAKGGVIVDPRELSKSELERLTRRYATEISILIGPDSDIPAPDMNTNPQVMAWIMDTYSMHQGYSIPAVVTGKPISIGGSEGRMEATARGVLVVTQEAARSAGISLEGAKVVVQGFGNVGSISARLFYEAGAKVIGLSDLYGGVYNSNGIDVSRALRYAQEHGRLTNLPETEPISNAELLEVPCDMLVPAATEGQLTGRNASRIRARLIVEAANGPTTPDADAIFNDRGITVIPDILANAGGVTVSYFEWVQDLQRFFWAEQQINSELERIMRRSYQATYEKSQNVEVSMRMGAYLLAVTRVAEATAARGIYP, translated from the coding sequence GTGGCAGTTGATGTGCTTAATCCGTATCAGGTGGCTGTTGCCCAATTCGACCAGGCTGCTGAACTCTTGCATCTTGATGAAGATTTACGGGAGGTGCTGCGCAAGCCCAAGCGCGAGCTTTCGGTGAACTTTCCGGTGCGGTTGGACAGCGGGAAAGTGAAGATGTTTTCTGGCTACCGGGTGCAACACAATATTAACAGGGGACCGGCCAAGGGTGGCATTCGCTACAGCCCGGATGTCTCGCTCGATGAAGTGCGAGCGCTGGCGATGTGGATGACCTGGAAGTGCGCCGTTGTCGGCATCCCTTTTGGCGGAGCGAAAGGCGGCGTCATTGTGGACCCGCGCGAACTCTCCAAGAGCGAATTGGAGCGCCTGACCCGGCGCTATGCCACTGAAATCTCGATCTTGATTGGCCCCGATAGCGATATTCCAGCCCCGGATATGAATACCAACCCGCAGGTGATGGCCTGGATTATGGATACCTACTCGATGCACCAGGGCTATTCGATTCCAGCGGTGGTAACGGGCAAACCCATCTCGATTGGCGGCAGCGAGGGCCGCATGGAAGCGACAGCGCGAGGTGTGCTGGTGGTGACACAGGAGGCGGCGCGAAGCGCGGGTATCTCCCTGGAGGGGGCGAAGGTGGTGGTGCAGGGCTTCGGCAATGTCGGCTCTATCAGCGCGCGGCTGTTCTATGAAGCCGGGGCAAAGGTAATCGGATTAAGCGACCTCTACGGTGGGGTGTATAACTCTAACGGCATTGATGTGTCACGGGCGCTGCGCTATGCGCAGGAGCATGGGCGGCTGACAAATCTGCCAGAGACAGAGCCAATCAGCAACGCGGAGTTGTTGGAGGTGCCCTGCGATATGCTGGTTCCGGCGGCCACAGAGGGGCAGTTGACTGGCCGCAACGCCAGCCGCATCAGGGCCAGGCTGATTGTTGAGGCGGCCAATGGCCCAACGACCCCTGACGCCGATGCGATCTTCAATGATCGCGGCATCACCGTCATTCCCGATATTCTGGCGAACGCGGGCGGTGTGACGGTCAGTTACTTCGAGTGGGTGCAAGACCTTCAGCGATTCTTCTGGGCCGAACAGCAGATCAACAGCGAACTGGAGCGCATCATGCGCCGCAGCTATCAGGCTACCTATGAAAAGTCGCAGAACGTGGAGGTGAGTATGCGCATGGGCGCGTACTTGCTGGCGGTGACGCGGGTGGCCGAAGCGACTGCCGCGCGTGGCATCTATCCGTGA